In the genome of Acidobacteriota bacterium, the window CTACTGCCGTCGGCAGCGCTTCACCAGCTGCTACCACTCCTACCCGGACTCGCAGCCACCCTGCCAGTGGCAGAAGTGCTGCGTCACCTGGAAGCTGGAGCAGACCGCCAACGGCAACAATGCCAGCACTACTGTGACCAAGATCGGTAGCTTCTGTTCCAACGGCTGACGTCGGATCGCCGGGCGAGCTTCCGCCAGGGGCTCGCTCGGCCCGCTTCACGCTCCCTTCACGTCCACCTCACGCCGCGCCGACACACCGTTCCGTAGAACTTCCTCCCGTAACCACCGGCTCCCAGGCGGAGCGAGAGGAGGAAGTGATGACAGCGACGGTCCTTCGGAAGTTGGTCCTGGCGGGGAAGGTCTTGGCTTGCCTGGCCATCCCGCTGGCACTCCAGGCCACACCCCTCAACCTCGAGGGCGTGGTGGTCGACGCCAACGGCACTCCGGTCGCCGGAGCCCGCATCGCGGTCGTCCAGGGCGATGCCGTCGCCATCAGCGACGACGACGGTCGCTTCGTGCTGCTCACCGAGCTCGAAGCCCTCACCGCCGAGGGTTTGGCGGTGGTCGTCGAGGCGCCGGATCGTCCCGCCTTCGAGCAGATCATCGTGGGCACCGATGGCGAGATCCGCCTGCAGCTCCCGGCCGACGTCGCCAGCCTCGACGAGATCCAGGTCAGCGCCAGCTACTCCCTCGACCGTCAGAATCCAATCAGCGACGCCGTCCTCGGGCGCGACCAGCTGCTCGAGCTGCCGCATTTCGGGGACGACGTGTTTCGCGCCTTGAGCTTCCTGCCCGGCGTCGGCAGCAACGACGTCTCGTCGCAATTCACCATTCGCGGCTCCCTGCGGCGCGAGGTCGGCCTCCAGATCGATGGCATCGAGATCTTCGAGCCCTACCACCTGAAGGACTTTCAGGGGGTGTTCAGCATCCTCGATCCGGAGATGATCGGCACCGTCGAGCTGCTCAGCGGGGGCTATCCGAGCGAGTACGGCGATCGCCTCGCCGGCGTCCTCGACATCCGGACCCAGAAGCCCAGCGGACCTCGCTCCCTCGAGCTCGGTGTCAGCTTGACCAACGGCTGGATCAACGGCCAGGGTCTGCTCGCCGGCGACCGCGGGCGCTGGCTCGGCTCCCTGCGCCGCGGCTATCTCGATCTGGTGCTCGACCTGGTGGCCGACGACGAGGAGGAAACGGAGGGCGACGGCCCGCAGTACTGGGACGCCTTCGGCAAGCTCGAATGGGATCTCACGCCGACTCAGACCCTGAGCTTTCACGCCCTCGCCGCCGACGACACCTTCGACGAGCAGGAGTCGGAGGTCGACGATTTCGGATTCCCCGAGCGCGAGGTGCTCGACACCAGCTATGGCAACAGCTACCTGTGGGGACGACACCAGGCCTTGATCGGCAGTCGTGGTGTGGTCGAAACGGTGCTCTCGGCGGGCCGGGTCGATCGCGACCGGCGAGCCGAAGGGGAAGAGTTCGACGCCCGCTCCGTGATCCGCGACCAGCGGCAGCTCGACGTCTACGAGCTGCGCCAGGACTGGACCCTCCAGGCCACCGAACGGCAGCTCATCAAGTGGGGACTGGCGGCCCGCGCTTACGATGCCGAGTACGACTACCAGTTGGACTTCAGCAACGGCGGTTTCACCGGCGACCGCGACAACAACCTCGAACGGCGATTCGCCGACGACTTCTCCTCCGAGAGCTACTCCCTCTACGCCGCCGACCGCCTGCGCCTGGGAGATCGCCTGGTGTTCGAGCTCGGCTTGCGCCACGACCGCCAGACCCTCACCGACGAAGACCAGACCAGCCCCCGCTTCAACGCCGTCTACGACCTGCGCCGGGGCGGCATTCTGAGGGCCGCCTGGGGCCGCTTCCATCAAAGCCAGCGCCCCCACGAGCTACAGGTCGAAGACGGCGAGACCCGATTCTTCCCGAGCGAGGTCGCCGACCACCTGATCATCGGCTACCAGCGCGATCTGCGGGCCTTCGGCCAAAGGCTCGACCTGCGCCTCGACGCCTTCGATCGCCGGGTGCGCGATCCCCGGCCGCGCTACGACAACCTCTTCGATGCCTTCACGGTCAACCCCGAAGCCACCGTCGACCGCATTCGCCTCGCCCCGGAGAGCAGCCGGGCTCAGGGCATCGAGCTCTTCCTCGGCCGCCAGGACGGCGGGCGGGTGGGTTGGTGGGCCTCCTATTCCTGGTCCCAGGTCGATGACCGCATCGACGGACGCGACGTGCCGCGCAGCAACGATCAGACCCACGCCTTCAAGGCCGACCTTTCGCTACGCCTCAGCCCACGCTGGCGCCTCAACCTCGCCGGCACCTACCGCACCGGCTGGCCGACCACCGCCATTGCCGCCGAAGCCGTCACCGGCAGCGATGGCGAGATCGAGATCCGCCCCTTGATCGGCCCGCTGTTCGCCGAGCGCCTCGACGACTACCACCGCGTCGACCTACGGGCCAGCCGTTTCGTCGATCGCCGCAACGGCAACCGGCTCGAGATCTTCGTCGAGATCCAGAACCTCTACAATCGCGAGAACCAGGCCGGGTTCTCGGTCGACGGACGCAACTTCGTCCTGCAGCCGGACGGCAGCGTGCGCTACGACGAGATCGAGGAAACCTGGCTCGGCATCGTGCCCTCCTTCGGCGTCAGCTGGAGGTTCTGAGAACCGACCCCGAGCCCGTCCATGCGCATCCTCGTCGTCGAAGACCACCGCGACCTCGCCGAAACCATCGGCGACTACCTCGAGAGTCGGGGGCACCGCATCGACTACGCCATGGACGGTCTCGTCGGCCTCCATCTCGCGGTCACCGAGACCTACGACGCCCTGGTTCTCGACGTCATGCTGCCGGGCCTCGACGGCCTCGCCCTGTGCGAGAAGCTGCGCGCCGCCGAGCGCGACGTGCCGGTGCTCATGCTGACCGCCCGCGACACCCTGCCGGACAAGCTCGCCGGCTTCCAGGCCGGCAGCGACGACTATCTGGTGAAGCCCTTCGCCCTGCCCGAGCTCGAGGCCCGTCTCCTCGCCCTGATGCGGCGCGGCCGGGGCGAAGCCCGAACTCTCCGCGTCGACGACCTCGAGCTCGACACGGGCACCCTGCAGGTGCGCCGCGCGGGTCAGCCGGTGAACCTCAACCGAACCTCCCTCCGGCTGCTCGAAGCGCTCCTCAAGAGCTCCCCCCGAGTGGTGCCCCGCGCCGACCTCGAGCATGCCCTGTGGGGAGACGACCCGCCTCACAGCGACGCCCTGCGCAGCCACGTCTACTCGCTTCGTAAGCTGATCGACCGCCCCTTCGACCAACCCCTGCTGCACACCGTGCCGGGCATCGGCTATCGCCTGGCGAAAGATGACTGAGGTCGCCGGGCCGGATCGCGGCCCGAACCTGCGTCAGCGGGCCGTTCGCGCCTTCTGGCTGTTCGGGGCCAGCCTCATCACGGCCTACGCCGGCCTCGCCGTCTGGACCTTCACGGGCCTCGAAGACCGAGTGCTCGAACGCCAGCTCGAAGTCGAGGTCGAAGGTCTCTTCGAATCCGCCCTTGTGGCCGACCCCGCAAACACCGAGCTCGCCACCAACTCGCGCTGGATGACCGCCAGCGTCGGAACCCAGGGGCTGCCGGCCGAGCTCAGGGCGTCGGCCGAGAAGCTCCCGGAAGGCATCCACGAGAACGACCACGTCCCCTTTTTCGGTGGCGGCGACCGCCTGTTGGCCGTTCGCGAGCTGCCGAATCGCCAAGAGCGCCTCTACGTGCTGTTCGACATCTCCGAGCTCGAAACCGAAGACGAGAGCCTCTTCGCCCTCGCCGTGCTGGTCCTCGGCGCCCTCCTCACGGTGCTCCTGGGGCTGTGGTGGGGCAACCGGCTCGCCCACCGCCTGACCGCCCAGCTCACCACCCTCAGCCGAACCCTCGAGGCCTCGCCACCGGAGGATTTGCGCCATCGCCTGGCGACGAGGACCTTCGAGGGCGAAGTCGCCACCGTCGCCTCCGCCCTCGATCAATCCCTGGCGCGGGTCGAGCGGTTCGTCGAGCGCGAGCGCCAGTTCACCCGCGATGCCAGCCACGAGCTGCGCACTCCGGTGACCGTCCTTGGTGGCGTCAACGAGCTCCTCTTACAGCGCCTCGATCCTTCCGACCAGCGGGGACGTCACCTCCTCGAACGCCAGAAACGCTCCATCACCCAGATGGAGGAACTGATCGAGGCCTTCTTGTGGCTGGCCCGCGAGGAGGGCTCCGGATTCTCGGGGGAGACCGCCGACCCGGCCGAGGTGCTTCCCGCGGTGGTCGATCGCCATCGCCATCTACTCGCCCACAAAGAGGTCGGCATCCACCTGGTCCTCGACCAGCCGGCGGCCGTCGAAGCGCCCCCGACGATCTTGGCCATCACCGCCGGCAACCTGATCTCGAACGCCTTCCACAACACCACCCGAGGGCAGGTCGACGTGCAGCACGCAGGGCAGCGCCTCAGGGTTCGCGATACCGGACCCGGCATCCCCGCCCACCATCTGCGCTCGATCACGGAGCCCTTCGCCAGCACCCGGAGCGAACCCGGCCACGGGCTCGGGTTGGCGATCGTCAAGGATCTCTGCGAGCGCTTCGGGTGGCGCCTGACGGTGGATTCGACGCCCGGCATCGGGACCAGCATCGAGGTCGACTTCGCTCCCGCACCGAACCGCGAAAGGGTCGAGGTCGAACCTCAGAAGAGATCGAGCTGACGTTCTTCCGGTCCCGGATAGAGCAGCCCGCCATCCTCCGTCACCGCCAGATCCGGGTGGCGCTCATGGACCTGCTCGCGGCCGCCACCGAGGAGGTGCACGACCCGCCATCGGCGCACCGTCATGGCATCGGCGATCAGTTGCCGATGACAGCGCGTCGGCAGCGCTTCCGCGCACAGGATGGCGGCGCGACAACGGCCGGCCTGCGCCTCGAGGTGCTCCAGGGCAAGGCTGAACTCCGGGCTCGCCATGTGATCCGCATAGGCGCGCAGAGAGGCCTCTCGCCAGGCCGTGTTGCGGCTCTCCGGGCTGCCCCGACGGTGGCCTCCGAGGGCCGGCGCATGCTCGTAGTCGAGGCCGACATCGGCGAGAGCCGGGGCCAGCGCCTGGGCGGCGAAATGGGGATGGCGGCGTGATCCAGGAAAGCGCCGCACATCCACCACCCGCTCGATCTCGGCCGCCTTCAGCAGGTCGAGGAGCTCCGTCAGCTCGCGATTGGAATGACCGACGGTCCACAGGGTAGACACTCGAGTAGTCTACTCGAATTGCCTCTAAACCCTCAGAACAAGGCACTTTCCCTGGGCCAGGCGAAGTGCCCGCGGTGCTTCCTGGGCGTCGATTCGTTGTCGACCATTCGATCCGTCCCGCTTTCTCGCTGTTGGGGATAAGACACCGGTCGTCTTGAACAATTTGATGAGTTTCCACGGACCTCGAAAGGAAAGACTATGGGAACGAAAACTCTGGTTTGCTTGCTGGCCCTGGCCTTGCTGACGCCGCTCGCGGCTTCGGCTCAGTTCACCACCACGACGACCGTGACGCCGGTGAGTCCGGCACCGGCGCCGGTCCCCGTGCCGCTAACCATCGACGTCAAGGCTGGCGACGATGGCTGGACCACGACCAACGATGGCAACACCCAACTGCGCTACGACATCAACCCGATTCCGGCCGGTTTCTTCGGCTTCGGTTCTGACGCGGTGACCAACCCGGTCAGCCTGTTCGGCAAGCAGATCGCCAACAGCGGCGGCCTGGGCGCCAGCACCGACACCATCGTGCGCCGCATGGCGGGCACCGGTCCGCTGACCAACGGCTCCTGCGCCGACGTGCCGATCGACTTCAAGGCCTTGCACCTCGAGTCCAACACATTCACCGTCAGCTACTCCGGCGGCGCCACCGAGACCTGGAAGATCGTCGCCGGCCTCAGCCTGTCGGCGGCCCAGCCGATCGGCTCGATGACCATCTGCCGGACCTGCGGCACCGGCGGCACCTTCGACGCCGACCTCAAGGCCCTCTTCCTGCTCAACTACATCCGCGTCAGCCCGCTGCCGGCGATCCAGCTACAGCAGGACTGCGGCGTCGGCGACTGCCCCGAGGTGCTGTTCCAGACCAAGGGCGCCGCCTGGTCCCTGCCGTCCGCCATCGGTGGCCTCAACATCGACGCCCTGCCGCCGAACGTCGCCCTCGATGTCGACGCCGACGGCGTGCCGGACGGCGTCACCACCATCGGCAAGTCGAACTTCCAGACCGCCATCAAGACCTGTGACGACAACGGTGGTGGCGGCGGTGGCGGGGCTCCCGAGTGCGCTCCGGTGGACCACGTGGCCAATGACTCCGGCCCCAAGGACCACAGCCGCAGCAGTCACTCCAACTACGCCGCCGGCGGCGACTCCAACGGCGACGGCCTGCCCGACCACTGCGCCTGCGAAGACGCCAACGGTGACGGCGTCGACGACGACGGCGGCGGCCACCCCTGCCCGCAGCCGCCGATCTGGGAAGAGCCCTACGACTGCATCGAGTGTGACGGCCGGGGCGACACCTTCGACCGCAACCACCGCGGCTAGGTCTCACCCGGAGTCGTCCGCCGCAGGGCTCTCCAGCACTGCGGCAGCAACGCTCCTCCAGGGCTCCTCGCGCCGGCCTCCCCTGGGGCCACCGCCGGCGCGGGGGGCCGTTTTTGGTGTTGGACGGCTGCTGGTTGACGACTAACGGGAAACGAATGCCTGCACCAAGTCCCCAAAGGCCCCTTCGGCCACCAGGTCCGCTACGGCTTCGATGTCCGGGGCCATGAGGCGGTCTTCGTCGAGACGGGTCGCCACCTGGCGAATCTTGGCGAAGGCCTGCTCAAGGGGCTCGCTGGTGGTCAGGGGGCGGCAGAAGTCGATGCCCTGGGCGGCGGCGAGGAGCTCGATGGCGACGATGCGGCCGCTGTTGGCGGCCCTCGCCGCCAGACGCCGGCCGGCGTGGGTGGCCATGCTGACGTGGTCTTCCTGGTTGGCCGAGGTCGGCAGGCTGTCGACGCTCGCCGGATGGGCCAGGCCTTTGTTCTCGCTCGCCAGAGCGGCGGCGGTGACGTGGGCGATCATGAATCCCGAGTGGAGACCGGCTCGCGGCGTCAGAAAGGCCGGGAGCTGGCTGAGGGAGGAGTCGATGAGCAGGGCGATGCGACGCTCCGAGATGGCGCCGATCTCGGCGATGGCGAGGGCCAGGCCATCGGCCGCCAGAGCCACCGGCTCGGCGTGGAAGTTGCCGCCGGACAGGATCTCGTCGGCAGCGGCGAAGATCAGCGGATTGTCCGACACGGCATTGGCCTCGCGGCCGAGGACTTCGGCGGCGAAGCGCATCTGGTCGAGGCAGGCCCCCATCACCTGCGGCTGGCAGCGCAAGGAGTACGGGTCCTGCACCCGGTCGCACTGCGCATGGGAGCGACCGATGTCGCTCTCCGCCAGCAGCCGGCGAAGGATCTCGGCGGCGGCGATCTGGCCGCGTTGACCGCGGACTTCGTGGATGCGAGAGTCGAATGGGGTCCGGCTGCCTTTGGCGGCCTCGACGGAGAGGGCTCCCGCCACCAGGGCGGCCGAGGCGCAGCGCTCAGCGGCGAACAGGCCGGCGAGGGCGAGGGCCGTCGAGACCTGGGTGCCGTTGAGCAACGCCAGCCCTTCCTTGGCCTCGAGGACGAGGGGCTCGCGACCGATGGCGCGCAGCGCTGCGGCTCCGGAGTGGATCTCGCCGCGCCAGCGCGCCGCGCCCTCACCGATCAACGGCAGGCTGAGATGAGCCAAGGGAGCCAGGTCGCCGGAAGCCCCCACCGACCCCTGAGCCGGGATCACCGGCAGCAGATCGTGCTCGAGCATGGCGAGCAAGGTGTCCACGATCTCGACCCGCACCCCGGAATAGCCACGCGCCAAGGCGTTGGCCTTGAGCAGCAGTATCATCCGCACCACGCCTTCGTCGAGAGGCTCTCCGACGCCGGTGGCGTGGGACAGCAGGAGGTTGCGCTGCAGCGCCCCGAGCTCGTCGGCGGCGATGCGAGTTTGCGCCAGCCGGCCGAAACCGGTGTTGATCCCATAGGTCACCTGGCCCGATTCGAGGTTCGCGACCACCGCTCGGCGCGCCTCATCGAGGGCCAGGCGGGCGGCCGCGTCGAGAGCGACTCTCGCAGAGCCGGCCTGCACCCGGCGCAGGTCGTCGAGAGTCACAGTGCCAGCAGAGAGGGTCCAAGGGGTCATGGCGATTCCTTCCTCAAACGGTCGAGGGCGGAGCGATAGCGCGCCGCCACCGCCGAGCGGGAGACGTGGCGTCCGGCGGTCACCAGCGGGAGACCACCGACGATCACCTCGCGCACTAGCGGAGCGTTGCCGGAGAAGGTCCAGGCATCGAGCCAATCGTCGTCGGTCCGGCCGTAGAGCAACGGATGATCGGTGTCGAGGGCGACGAAGTCTGCCCGGCGGCCAGGCTCGAGGGCGCCGATGGGACGACCCAGAGCCTGGGCTCCGCCGTCCAGCACGGCAGTCAACAGGCGTCGGCCGGTGCTGGTCCGGGGGCCACCGGCCAGGCAATTGCGCTGCTCGCGCCGCAGACGCTGGCCGTACTCGAGCCAGCGCAGCTCTTCGACCGGGCTGATCGAGCTGTGGCTATCGGAGCCGATGGCGATGGCGCCGCCGGCGGCGAGATAGGGCACCGCCCGGAAGAAGCCATCGCCGAGATTGGCCTCGGTGGTCGGGCAGAGGCCGGCGACGGCACCGCTCGCCGCCAAACGCTGGACTTCGTCGTCATCCAGGTGGGTGCTGTGGATCAGGCACCAGCGCTCGTCCACCGGCGCCGCATCGAGCAGCCAGGCGACGGGACGAGCGCCGCTCCAGGCCAAGCAGTCTGCGACTTCCCGCTGCTGCTCGGCGACGTGAAGGTGAATCGGCCCGCGCCCGGCGAAGGCCGACACCAGGCTGGCGAGGGACTCCGCATCGACAGCGCGCAGGGAGTGCGGTGCCACGCCGACGGCGTGCTGCGGTGAGGCCTCGCCTTCGAGCCCCTCGACCAGGCGGAGGAAGGTCTCGACATCGTTGACGAAGCGTCGCTGCCCGGGCTGCGGTGGCTGTCCCCCGAAGCCCCCGCTGCAGTAGAGCACCGGCAGGCTGGTGAGGCCGATGCCGGTCTGCTCCGCCGCGGCCAAGCACCGCCGGGAGAGCTCCGCCAGATCGGCATAGGGGCGACCGGCTGGATCGTGGTGGAGATACTGGAACTCCCCCACCGCCGTGTAGCCCGCCTCGAGCATCTCGACGTAGAGCATGGCGGCCACCGCTTCGAGCTCCTCGGGACCCATGCGACTGGCGTGGCGATACATCACTTCACGCCAGGTCCAGAAAGAGTCGTCGCCCGGGCCCGAACGCTCGGCGAAACCGGCCATGGCGCGCTGATGGGCGTGGGAGTGGGCGTTCGGCACGCCGGGCACGACACAGCCCGCCACCGGCCGGTCTGCGGGACGCGGCGGCGCCACCTCCAGATCGGCGATGAAACCCGCGGTATCGACTTCGAGGCGCACCCCGGCGAGCCATTGGCTGCCGGTGAAGAGGTGATCGCAGTAAAAGCTGCTGGTCATGGTCGCTCGGGACTCCCCAAGGGGAATCGACTGGCTTTCAACGGACGGTTGACTTGAATCGGGCGGCTGACTTAACTTGTATAGACAAGTCTAGCGAGGAGCTCGATCCCGATGCAAGACCTCTCCCACTGCGACCTTTTGCTGCGCCACGCCCGCCTCGCCACCATGGCCGGACCACGGCCCTATGGCCTGATCGACGACGGGGCGCTGGCCGTGCGTGGGGGGCAGATTCTCTGGGTCGGTGGCGACGACGAGCGACCACCGGAGCTCGTCGCCGCCAACGAGCGCGACTGCGGTTCGCGCCTGGTGACCC includes:
- a CDS encoding formimidoylglutamate deiminase; this encodes MTSSFYCDHLFTGSQWLAGVRLEVDTAGFIADLEVAPPRPADRPVAGCVVPGVPNAHSHAHQRAMAGFAERSGPGDDSFWTWREVMYRHASRMGPEELEAVAAMLYVEMLEAGYTAVGEFQYLHHDPAGRPYADLAELSRRCLAAAEQTGIGLTSLPVLYCSGGFGGQPPQPGQRRFVNDVETFLRLVEGLEGEASPQHAVGVAPHSLRAVDAESLASLVSAFAGRGPIHLHVAEQQREVADCLAWSGARPVAWLLDAAPVDERWCLIHSTHLDDDEVQRLAASGAVAGLCPTTEANLGDGFFRAVPYLAAGGAIAIGSDSHSSISPVEELRWLEYGQRLRREQRNCLAGGPRTSTGRRLLTAVLDGGAQALGRPIGALEPGRRADFVALDTDHPLLYGRTDDDWLDAWTFSGNAPLVREVIVGGLPLVTAGRHVSRSAVAARYRSALDRLRKESP
- a CDS encoding HAMP domain-containing sensor histidine kinase — protein: MTEVAGPDRGPNLRQRAVRAFWLFGASLITAYAGLAVWTFTGLEDRVLERQLEVEVEGLFESALVADPANTELATNSRWMTASVGTQGLPAELRASAEKLPEGIHENDHVPFFGGGDRLLAVRELPNRQERLYVLFDISELETEDESLFALAVLVLGALLTVLLGLWWGNRLAHRLTAQLTTLSRTLEASPPEDLRHRLATRTFEGEVATVASALDQSLARVERFVERERQFTRDASHELRTPVTVLGGVNELLLQRLDPSDQRGRHLLERQKRSITQMEELIEAFLWLAREEGSGFSGETADPAEVLPAVVDRHRHLLAHKEVGIHLVLDQPAAVEAPPTILAITAGNLISNAFHNTTRGQVDVQHAGQRLRVRDTGPGIPAHHLRSITEPFASTRSEPGHGLGLAIVKDLCERFGWRLTVDSTPGIGTSIEVDFAPAPNRERVEVEPQKRSS
- a CDS encoding TonB-dependent receptor, which translates into the protein MTATVLRKLVLAGKVLACLAIPLALQATPLNLEGVVVDANGTPVAGARIAVVQGDAVAISDDDGRFVLLTELEALTAEGLAVVVEAPDRPAFEQIIVGTDGEIRLQLPADVASLDEIQVSASYSLDRQNPISDAVLGRDQLLELPHFGDDVFRALSFLPGVGSNDVSSQFTIRGSLRREVGLQIDGIEIFEPYHLKDFQGVFSILDPEMIGTVELLSGGYPSEYGDRLAGVLDIRTQKPSGPRSLELGVSLTNGWINGQGLLAGDRGRWLGSLRRGYLDLVLDLVADDEEETEGDGPQYWDAFGKLEWDLTPTQTLSFHALAADDTFDEQESEVDDFGFPEREVLDTSYGNSYLWGRHQALIGSRGVVETVLSAGRVDRDRRAEGEEFDARSVIRDQRQLDVYELRQDWTLQATERQLIKWGLAARAYDAEYDYQLDFSNGGFTGDRDNNLERRFADDFSSESYSLYAADRLRLGDRLVFELGLRHDRQTLTDEDQTSPRFNAVYDLRRGGILRAAWGRFHQSQRPHELQVEDGETRFFPSEVADHLIIGYQRDLRAFGQRLDLRLDAFDRRVRDPRPRYDNLFDAFTVNPEATVDRIRLAPESSRAQGIELFLGRQDGGRVGWWASYSWSQVDDRIDGRDVPRSNDQTHAFKADLSLRLSPRWRLNLAGTYRTGWPTTAIAAEAVTGSDGEIEIRPLIGPLFAERLDDYHRVDLRASRFVDRRNGNRLEIFVEIQNLYNRENQAGFSVDGRNFVLQPDGSVRYDEIEETWLGIVPSFGVSWRF
- a CDS encoding DUF488 domain-containing protein, whose protein sequence is MSTLWTVGHSNRELTELLDLLKAAEIERVVDVRRFPGSRRHPHFAAQALAPALADVGLDYEHAPALGGHRRGSPESRNTAWREASLRAYADHMASPEFSLALEHLEAQAGRCRAAILCAEALPTRCHRQLIADAMTVRRWRVVHLLGGGREQVHERHPDLAVTEDGGLLYPGPEERQLDLF
- a CDS encoding response regulator transcription factor; translation: MRILVVEDHRDLAETIGDYLESRGHRIDYAMDGLVGLHLAVTETYDALVLDVMLPGLDGLALCEKLRAAERDVPVLMLTARDTLPDKLAGFQAGSDDYLVKPFALPELEARLLALMRRGRGEARTLRVDDLELDTGTLQVRRAGQPVNLNRTSLRLLEALLKSSPRVVPRADLEHALWGDDPPHSDALRSHVYSLRKLIDRPFDQPLLHTVPGIGYRLAKDD
- the hutH gene encoding histidine ammonia-lyase; translated protein: MTPWTLSAGTVTLDDLRRVQAGSARVALDAAARLALDEARRAVVANLESGQVTYGINTGFGRLAQTRIAADELGALQRNLLLSHATGVGEPLDEGVVRMILLLKANALARGYSGVRVEIVDTLLAMLEHDLLPVIPAQGSVGASGDLAPLAHLSLPLIGEGAARWRGEIHSGAAALRAIGREPLVLEAKEGLALLNGTQVSTALALAGLFAAERCASAALVAGALSVEAAKGSRTPFDSRIHEVRGQRGQIAAAEILRRLLAESDIGRSHAQCDRVQDPYSLRCQPQVMGACLDQMRFAAEVLGREANAVSDNPLIFAAADEILSGGNFHAEPVALAADGLALAIAEIGAISERRIALLIDSSLSQLPAFLTPRAGLHSGFMIAHVTAAALASENKGLAHPASVDSLPTSANQEDHVSMATHAGRRLAARAANSGRIVAIELLAAAQGIDFCRPLTTSEPLEQAFAKIRQVATRLDEDRLMAPDIEAVADLVAEGAFGDLVQAFVSR